The Kaistella daneshvariae genomic sequence ATAATGGCAGAAAAATCTAAAATCTTTTACACGTGGACAGACGAAGCTCCCATGTTGGCAACGCATTCTTTCTTACCGATGGTAGAAGCTTTTGCGAAATCCGCAGACATCGAAATTGTTCCGAAAGATATATCCCTCGCCGGCCGAATTTTGGCAAATTTTTCCTCTTATTTAAATGAAGATCAGAAAGTGGAAGACGCGCTGGCCGAATTAGGTCAGCTTGCAACCACGCCGGAAGCGAACATCATCAAATTACCAAATATTTCTGCTTCTGTGCCGCAGCTCAACGACGCGATTGCTGAATTGCAGAAAAAAGGCTATGCCGTACCGAATTATCCTGCGGAACCTAAAAATTCTGACGAAGAAAAGATTAAAAGTGCCTATGCAAAAGTTTTAGGAAGTGCTGTTAATCCGGTTTTAAGAGAAGGAAATTCTGACCGTCGTGCACCGCGCGCAGTGAAAAATTACGCCAAAGCAAATCCACATAAAATGGGCGCCTGGTCCGCAGATTCAAAAACCACCGTAGCTCATATGACTGCAGGTGATTTTTACGGTACCGAAAAATCGATGACTGTTGAAAAAGATTCGCAGTTTAAAATTGAGTTTTTTGGTGAAGACGGTTCTATAAAAGAGTTGAAGGGTCTTTCTCCTTTAAAAGCAGGTGAAATTATTGACACCGCGGTGATGAGCCTTTCTGCTTTAAAAGGTTTTGTTGCAGATGCCATGGCGGAAGCTAAGGCGGCGAACGTTTTGCTTTCCGGTCACCTGAAAGCTACGATGATGAAAGTTTCGGACCCAATTATTTTCGGAGCCATTGTTGAAACATATTTTAGAGACGTTTTCGAAAAATATAAAGATGTTTTCGCAGAATTGGATATTGACCCTAATTTCGGTTTGGCTACACTTTTCGAAAAAATTTCTGGGCATCCGAAAGAAAATGAAATTAAAACTGCTATCGCTGATGCCATTGAAAACGGACCAAGAATCGCGATGGTAAATTCCGATAAAGGAATCACCAATTTCCACGTCTCTTCAGATATCATCGTCGATGCATCTATGGCTGCATTGATCCGCGGAGGCGGTAAAATGTGGAACAAAGACGGAAATGAGGAAGACACCGTCGCAATGATTCCGGACCGTTCTTACGCAGGATTTTATCAGGCGGCAATTGACGACATGAAGAAAAATGGCGCGCTGGATCCAAGAACAATGGGTTCCGTTCCGAATGTTGGTCTAATGGCTCAAAAAGCCGAGGAATACGGTTCGCACGACAAAACCTTCCAGCTTCAAGCCGCAGGAACGGTAAAAGTTTCTGATGAAAACGGTACTGTTTTGATGGAACAGCCGGTAGAAAAAGGTGATATTTTCCGCATGTGCCAAGTGAAAGATTTGCCGATTCAGGATTGGGTAAAATTAGCGGTTAACCGCGCAAGATTATCTGATACACCAGCAGTTTTCTGGCTGGATGAAAACCGCGCTCATGACCGTGAAATGATCAAAAAAGTTGAGAAATATCTGAAAGATTACGACACCAGCGGTCTCGATATCAGAATTATGAATATCGAAGATGCGATGACTTTTACTTTGGGTAGAATTCGCGAAGGTTTAGATACGATTTCGGTTTCCGGGAACGTGCTTAGAGATTATCTTACTGACCTCTTCCCTATTCTGGAATTGGGAACTTCAGCAAAAATGCTTTCTATTGTTCCTCTGATGAACGGCGGTGGACTTTTCGAAACCGGCGCCGGAGGTTCAGCTCCGAAACACATCGAGCAGTTTATCAGCGAGGGTTATTTGCGTTGGGATTCGCTTGGTGAATTTATGGCGCTTCAGGCGAGTTTAGAACATTTAGCGCAAACTCAAAACAATGAAAAAGCACAGATTTTAGCAGATGCCTTGGATGAGGCTAATGAAAATTTCCTGGCGAACGACAAATCACCTTCAAGAAAAATCGGTTCTATCGATAACAGAGGTTCGCATTTTTATCTGGCGATGTATTGGGCTGAAGCTTTGGCAAATCAGAAAAAAAGCCCCGAAATAGCGGGAATTTTTGCGCCTGTTGCTCAAGCGATGGCAGAAAATGAAGAAAAAATCAATGAAGAATTAATCGGTGCGCAGGGCAAACCACAGGATATCGGCGGTTATTATTATCCGAACACCGAAAAGACCGATGATGCGATGCGACCGTCAGAAACTTTAAATAAAATTATCGACAGTATTTAAGAAAATACAATTTCGATTTAAATTAAAGCCTGTTTAAAAAACTCTCCATTCGGGGAGTTTTTTTTGCTTAAAAAAGCACCCTGTTTTTAAGCAACGTTTTTACGGAAAAACCAAAATTTCTCTAAAAAATTTACCGTTAAAAGACCCTTTTTTTTCCAAATTATAATTTTGACCTTTTGCCTTATTAATGGAAATGCAGCCCGAAATAAAAAAATTTTTCTTAAAAATCATTAAATTAAGTATTTAATCATATTGAAAGCAATTATTTGTAAATAATAGGGCTTATAAGCATCTTCCTGCTATAAAATGAACGTCATAATCAGAAACGTTATTGATTTCCCATTTGGTATGTAAATTGATAGCTGTAAAATTCCTTTAGGGGCTTTACTGAAGCCGCTTTCAGCAAACATTAAATCAATAAACAAACACACTATGAAAAACAATTCATTCAGGGCAAACGAATCCCCAAAGTATGACATGATTGTCTTCTGTCATCTGCGTTGGGATTTCGTTTACCAAAGACCACAACACATTATCAGCCGCCTTGCAAAAGATTATAAAATACTTGTCGTTGAAGAACCGCTCAAAAAAAATCAGGAAAAGGCGGTTTTTTCTGTCAAAAAATTAAATTCTCAAATTCATATTTGCCAACCATCAGTTGACCATATTGATGAAATCGGTCCTTACTTAAAAAAGCATCTGAAACAAACAGATTTTGCTCTTGGTTGGTTTTATTCCGCAGCTTTTGTACCTGTTTTAGAAACACTGGATTTTGAAAGCGTTGTTTATGATTGCATGGATGAACTTTCTTTGTTTAAAGGCGCTTCAAGCAAATTACTTGAACAGGAGCAGCAACTTTTAGCAGCTGCCGACGTCGTATATACAGGCGGAAAATCGCTTTACGAATCTAAAAAACAAAAACATCACAACGTATTTTGCTTCCCAAGCTCGGTAGATATTGACCACTTCTCGAGCAGAAACAATCCAAAACCTTCTGATTTAGAAGGAATTCCTTCACCAATTATCGGGTATTACGGCGTTATCGATGAGCGCATTGATTTAGATTTACTTAAAGAAACCGCGGCGCAAAGCCCGGATGCATCATTTGTTATGATCGGTCCGCTTTGTAAAATTGAAGAGCAGGATTTACCGCGTGCTGAAAATATCTATTATTTAGGCATGAAATCGTACGATGAATTACCGAGCTATCTCCAGTATTTCGATGTCGCCATGATGCCTTTTGCTTTAAATGATTCTACGAAATTCATCAGCCCAACAAAAACTTTGGAATATATGGCGGCAGAGAAACCCATTATTTCAACCAGAATCAAAGACGTGGAACGCGATTACAGCAACTGCGTAATGCTCATGGATGATGCTGAAGATTTCATTAACGCGATTAAAAATCCAAAACAAAATTTTAGGCGTGAATACCGGGAAATTTTAGAAAAAACCTCCTGGGATTCTACCGCAGAAAATATGCGTTTAATGATTAAAAAAGCGATAGCATGACCGACTATGATGTTTTAATTATTGGCGCCGGTATTTCTGGCGCCACGTTAGCTGAACGTTACGCATCGATTGGCAAACAGGTTTTAGTTATTGAAAAAAGAGATCACATCGCGGGAAATTGTTACGATGAATACGATGAAAACGGAATTTTGGTCTCCAAATACGGCGCCCATTTATTTCACACCAATGATGAGCAGGTTTGGGAATATGTAAACCGTTTCAGCGAATGGTATCCGTGGCATCACCGTGTAATAGCGCGTGTTGACGGAAAAACGGTTCCCATTCCGGTGAATATCACCACTGTAAATACGCTTTTCAATACGCATATTAAAACCGAAGCGGAAATGCAGCAGTGGCTGGAAGAAAACCGCGTTCCGTTTGAACCTGCGAAAAATGGTGAAGAAGCCGTTTTGAACCGCGTTGGCAAAGTGCTTTACGAAAAAATGTTTAAGCATTACACCAAAAAGCAGTGGGACAAATATCCGGCGGAACTGCACGCTTCGGTTTTGGAGAGAATTCCGGTTCGCCATAATTATGACGACCGCTATTTTTCGGATACACATCAGGCTTTACCGGTCGGTGGCTATACCCAACTTTTCGAAAATATGCTTAGCCATCCGAATATTACGGTTCTCTTAAACACAGATTTTTTCGATGTTAAAGACCAGATTGGCGATTATGAAAAACTGTTTTATACCGGACCAATCGACCGTTATTTTGAATTTGAAAACAAACTGATGGAAAAACTGGAATACCGTTCCATCAATTTTGTCACTGAACAGCTGGACCAGGAATATTTCCAGGAAAACTCGGTGGTAAACTATCCCGGCAAAGAGGTCGATTTTACCCGAATTATCGAATACAAACATTTCGGTCATCAGCAATCACCGAAAACCAGCATCGTAAAAGAATATACCGTAGACGACGGCGAGCCGTACTACCCTGTTCCGAACGAAAAAAACCAGGAAATTTATAATAAATATAAGGAAGAAGCAGACAAACTAGAAAACGTATATTTCGTTGGCCGTCTCGCAAATTATAAATATTTTAATATGGATCAGGCATTTAAAAATGCTTTGGAATTATTTGAAAAATTAGAATTGCGTATATGAAATCAAATTACCTTTTTAAAAGTTTTTTCATGGGAGGTTTCGAATGTGCAGACCAAATTAACCGCCACGGCGAGCGTGTAAATCTGCTGGAAGAAACACAACATGACCTCCGCGTTTATGAAGATTACCGAAATTTAGTAGAACTGGGAATTTTCACCGTGCGCGAAGGAATCTGCTGGAGCAAGGTCGAAAAATCGCCCGGAAATTATGATTTTTCTGAAGTTCTAAATCGTATTAAAACCGCTGAAAAACTCGGCATTCAAATTATTTGGGATCTCATCCATTTTGGTTATCCCGATGGTCTTTTCCCGACGCATCCGCATTTCGTGCAGCGTTTTGAAAATCTTTGCCGGGCTTTTGCACAGTTTTACCGCCTGACTTGCGACGAAACACTTTACGTGGTTCCGATTAACGAAATAAGTTTTCTCTCTTGGTTGTCAGGTGAAGCACGCGGCACCGTTCCTTTCGCTACGCACAACGGCTGGGATATCAAGTTTCATCTCTGCAAAGCTGCTATTAAAGGAATTAAAGCGTTAAAAGAAGAAGACCCGAGCTGTAAAATCGTACTGGTTGAACCTTTGGTACTCATTCATGATGATGGTGATGATCCCGAACATCTCCACCGACGGAACCAGTATCAGTTTGAAGCCATGGATATCATCGCCGGTAGAATGTGCCCCGATTTAGGTGGTGATGAAAGTTTTCTTGAAATTTTAGGCTTTAACTACTACTGGAATTGCCAATGGCGGGGCGAAGCAAACAGTCTTCCGTGGCCGGACGCCAATAACGAACGCGTGGAACTTAACGAATTGCTGTTGCAGGCGTACGCACGCTACGAAAAACCTATTTTTCTTTCGGAAACAGGGCACTTCGGCGAAGGTCGTGCGCAGTGGCTGGAAGAAATTACAGCACAGGTTTTGTTGGCTCGTCAACGCGGTGTAGATTTCCACGGCGTTTGCATTTACCCTGTAACTGACCGTCCGGATTGGGACAATCTTTCGGATTACAGCAACTGTGGACTTTTTGATCTGGATGAAAAAGGAAACCGCATTCCCGTACAGGAATATATTAAGTGTCTGGAACGCCAACAGCACAAACTAAATTTTATGGCGACTGCTTAA encodes the following:
- a CDS encoding NADP-dependent isocitrate dehydrogenase, with the translated sequence MAEKSKIFYTWTDEAPMLATHSFLPMVEAFAKSADIEIVPKDISLAGRILANFSSYLNEDQKVEDALAELGQLATTPEANIIKLPNISASVPQLNDAIAELQKKGYAVPNYPAEPKNSDEEKIKSAYAKVLGSAVNPVLREGNSDRRAPRAVKNYAKANPHKMGAWSADSKTTVAHMTAGDFYGTEKSMTVEKDSQFKIEFFGEDGSIKELKGLSPLKAGEIIDTAVMSLSALKGFVADAMAEAKAANVLLSGHLKATMMKVSDPIIFGAIVETYFRDVFEKYKDVFAELDIDPNFGLATLFEKISGHPKENEIKTAIADAIENGPRIAMVNSDKGITNFHVSSDIIVDASMAALIRGGGKMWNKDGNEEDTVAMIPDRSYAGFYQAAIDDMKKNGALDPRTMGSVPNVGLMAQKAEEYGSHDKTFQLQAAGTVKVSDENGTVLMEQPVEKGDIFRMCQVKDLPIQDWVKLAVNRARLSDTPAVFWLDENRAHDREMIKKVEKYLKDYDTSGLDIRIMNIEDAMTFTLGRIREGLDTISVSGNVLRDYLTDLFPILELGTSAKMLSIVPLMNGGGLFETGAGGSAPKHIEQFISEGYLRWDSLGEFMALQASLEHLAQTQNNEKAQILADALDEANENFLANDKSPSRKIGSIDNRGSHFYLAMYWAEALANQKKSPEIAGIFAPVAQAMAENEEKINEELIGAQGKPQDIGGYYYPNTEKTDDAMRPSETLNKIIDSI
- a CDS encoding glycosyltransferase, which translates into the protein MKNNSFRANESPKYDMIVFCHLRWDFVYQRPQHIISRLAKDYKILVVEEPLKKNQEKAVFSVKKLNSQIHICQPSVDHIDEIGPYLKKHLKQTDFALGWFYSAAFVPVLETLDFESVVYDCMDELSLFKGASSKLLEQEQQLLAAADVVYTGGKSLYESKKQKHHNVFCFPSSVDIDHFSSRNNPKPSDLEGIPSPIIGYYGVIDERIDLDLLKETAAQSPDASFVMIGPLCKIEEQDLPRAENIYYLGMKSYDELPSYLQYFDVAMMPFALNDSTKFISPTKTLEYMAAEKPIISTRIKDVERDYSNCVMLMDDAEDFINAIKNPKQNFRREYREILEKTSWDSTAENMRLMIKKAIA
- the glf gene encoding UDP-galactopyranose mutase — its product is MTDYDVLIIGAGISGATLAERYASIGKQVLVIEKRDHIAGNCYDEYDENGILVSKYGAHLFHTNDEQVWEYVNRFSEWYPWHHRVIARVDGKTVPIPVNITTVNTLFNTHIKTEAEMQQWLEENRVPFEPAKNGEEAVLNRVGKVLYEKMFKHYTKKQWDKYPAELHASVLERIPVRHNYDDRYFSDTHQALPVGGYTQLFENMLSHPNITVLLNTDFFDVKDQIGDYEKLFYTGPIDRYFEFENKLMEKLEYRSINFVTEQLDQEYFQENSVVNYPGKEVDFTRIIEYKHFGHQQSPKTSIVKEYTVDDGEPYYPVPNEKNQEIYNKYKEEADKLENVYFVGRLANYKYFNMDQAFKNALELFEKLELRI
- a CDS encoding alpha-amylase family protein, whose protein sequence is MKSNYLFKSFFMGGFECADQINRHGERVNLLEETQHDLRVYEDYRNLVELGIFTVREGICWSKVEKSPGNYDFSEVLNRIKTAEKLGIQIIWDLIHFGYPDGLFPTHPHFVQRFENLCRAFAQFYRLTCDETLYVVPINEISFLSWLSGEARGTVPFATHNGWDIKFHLCKAAIKGIKALKEEDPSCKIVLVEPLVLIHDDGDDPEHLHRRNQYQFEAMDIIAGRMCPDLGGDESFLEILGFNYYWNCQWRGEANSLPWPDANNERVELNELLLQAYARYEKPIFLSETGHFGEGRAQWLEEITAQVLLARQRGVDFHGVCIYPVTDRPDWDNLSDYSNCGLFDLDEKGNRIPVQEYIKCLERQQHKLNFMATA